In one Deltaproteobacteria bacterium genomic region, the following are encoded:
- a CDS encoding GAF domain-containing protein: protein MLVDKKYVSVKFSKTKLTKRHKALAVLYDISSDLTRSLALTEILDRAILKVREHFKVDAVRIYLMDETEKCLELVAYKGIVKEHVKELRKIRITEGFSGKAARTKSFIAQKVSDLENGTRAALLHSKGFNVVICVPLIVRNKVLGVMNLAWKRMISLNEAKIDLLVAIGNQIAVAINVAELYEDIRNKAEEVKKKKEELEFFAYTVSHDLKNPAIGVSGFARLLTEKYEHRMDEKGKKYCYQIRKAAEQIERFTKDINEYIKSRKVLFDMKKTNVKRIIGHIRNEVAPVLEERNITWSEPDTIPEIMADQQAITRVFKNLIDNALKHAGDDLTKITVGYDQDANFHILSFKNDGMGMKKKDSEVIFQMFGRLPASEQTEGSGLGLTIVKEIVEAHKGKVWFESGPKKGTTFYVVISKDLGT from the coding sequence ATGCTGGTCGATAAAAAATATGTGTCGGTAAAATTCAGCAAGACCAAGCTTACGAAAAGGCACAAGGCCCTTGCTGTCCTCTATGACATTAGCAGCGATCTCACGAGATCTCTCGCCCTTACGGAGATCTTGGATAGGGCTATCCTCAAGGTTCGGGAACATTTCAAGGTGGATGCCGTGAGGATCTACTTGATGGATGAAACCGAGAAATGCCTTGAGCTGGTCGCATACAAAGGCATTGTAAAGGAACATGTAAAGGAACTGCGCAAAATCAGAATAACCGAGGGCTTTTCAGGCAAAGCGGCTCGAACAAAGAGCTTTATTGCTCAAAAGGTTTCAGATCTGGAAAACGGCACAAGGGCGGCCCTTCTGCACAGCAAGGGTTTTAATGTCGTCATATGTGTGCCTCTAATCGTGAGAAATAAGGTGCTTGGCGTCATGAATTTGGCCTGGAAACGCATGATTTCACTTAATGAGGCAAAGATCGATCTGTTGGTCGCCATTGGAAACCAGATCGCTGTTGCCATCAATGTGGCCGAGCTTTATGAGGACATACGGAACAAAGCAGAAGAGGTCAAGAAGAAGAAAGAGGAACTGGAATTCTTCGCCTACACGGTTTCACACGATCTCAAGAATCCGGCTATTGGTGTGTCGGGTTTTGCCAGGTTACTGACTGAAAAGTATGAACATAGGATGGACGAAAAAGGAAAAAAATACTGCTATCAAATCAGGAAGGCGGCCGAACAGATCGAAAGATTTACTAAGGATATCAATGAATACATCAAGTCCAGAAAAGTCCTTTTCGATATGAAAAAGACCAATGTGAAGAGAATCATCGGACATATCAGGAATGAGGTGGCGCCAGTGCTGGAGGAGCGGAATATAACATGGTCGGAGCCCGACACCATTCCGGAAATTATGGCTGATCAACAGGCAATAACCAGGGTCTTCAAGAACCTGATCGATAACGCGCTGAAACACGCAGGGGATGACCTCACTAAGATCACCGTAGGCTATGACCAGGACGCGAATTTCCATATACTCTCCTTCAAGAACGACGGTATGGGCATGAAAAAGAAGGATTCCGAGGTGATCTTTCAAATGTTCGGCAGACTTCCAGCATCTGAGCAAACAGAAGGCTCGGGCCTGGGTTTAACCATTGTGAAAGAAATCGTGGAAGCCCACAAGGGAAAGGTCTGGTTTGAATCGGGACCAAAAAAGGGGACAACCTTCTATGTGGTTATTTCAAAGGATCTCGGGACATAG
- a CDS encoding universal stress protein, which yields MIQINKILFPIDFSECSERIFPDALEMAQKFDARLHLLFVARDLVYLASIDVASDVLMNTSAEIARTGERQMEAFCEKHLGDFSNYDTKVVIGNPEEEILEFANEQDMDLIVIGTHGRKGLERTLMGSVAERVVRNASVPVLTINPFRPKIKYVHT from the coding sequence GTGATTCAAATTAATAAGATTCTTTTCCCAATTGATTTCTCAGAGTGTTCGGAAAGGATATTCCCCGACGCTCTTGAGATGGCTCAAAAATTTGACGCTCGGCTTCATCTCCTGTTCGTGGCGCGAGATCTGGTCTACCTGGCATCGATCGATGTAGCATCTGATGTATTGATGAACACATCAGCCGAAATTGCCCGCACAGGAGAAAGGCAGATGGAGGCCTTCTGTGAAAAACACCTGGGCGATTTCTCCAATTACGACACCAAGGTCGTAATTGGAAATCCTGAAGAGGAAATCTTGGAATTTGCCAACGAACAAGATATGGATTTGATCGTCATAGGCACGCACGGCAGAAAGGGATTGGAACGTACCTTGATGGGCAGCGTTGCCGAACGGGTAGTCAGGAATGCCTCTGTGCCGGTCTTGACCATAAACCCCTTCAGACCCAAGATCAAGTATGTGCACACTTGA